One part of the Musa acuminata AAA Group cultivar baxijiao chromosome BXJ1-5, Cavendish_Baxijiao_AAA, whole genome shotgun sequence genome encodes these proteins:
- the LOC135672830 gene encoding double-stranded RNA-binding protein 2-like isoform X2, whose protein sequence is MYKNQLQELAQRSCFNLPSYASIREGPDHAPRFKATVNFNGEAFESPTFCSTLRQAEHSAAEVALNTLSKRGPSRSLAAKVLDETGIYKNLLQETAHRAGLKLPVYTTVRSGPGHTPIFTCTVELAGMSFTGDPAKTKKQAQKNAAMAAWSALKHSPRLGSSSSPSAPSLSESEKNEEQEPVILAHALAKLQRSEENWSSSQNGRRRGQQRSPPQKSMHPTSNVCFCPIPFQNLVYADLSSESEFYQMWHQVHASPQQSHFSLTPHARDHRSFPILHYFYPSQVLHTPSVEQDPVSSLRCSTGSSPSLLVCFSDHPVSVASGSWSQFTIQQIHGEQTQRVGKEWLILPSSAEAYSALDVSGSSLQSDNIGDASTVPKSHEDQEKECSLGGAEAHLEEEANSSCHGFKSVASASCPTMVQDPAGRTKMQERKTAERSQGKSYGWMPRASVWPGPSPPNHSLLYDLNSDSSPTQFSHGSPNSSSLDRKFRPSAVSASMRHISSALLHPSGLRDEAFRRQVPSPAAPVTIRTTIPVCSARAGAVNPDILVSSTSFVAPPVNVRSVVPVCSAPPVSET, encoded by the exons ATGTACAAGAACCAGCTGCAAGAACTTGCCCAAAGAAGCTGCTTTAACTTGCCTTCCTATGCAAGTATACGGGAGGGGCCGGACCATGCCCCGCGATTCAAAGCAACTGTAAATTTCAATGGGGAAGCTTTCGAAAGCCCAACGTTCTGTTCCACACTCAGACAGGCAGAGCATTCTGCGGCTGAGGTTGCTTTAAACACCCTCTCAAAGAGAGGGCCTTCGAGGTCACTTGCTGCAAAAGTTCTG GATGAGACTGGAATTTACAAGAACTTACTCCAAGAAACAGCTCACAGAGCTGGGTTGAAGTTGCCTGTATATACAACTGTTCGATCTGGACCAGGTCATACACCTATTTTTACATGCACAGTTGAGCTTGCAGGAATGAGCTTCACGGGAGATCCTGCCAAGACCAAGAAGCAGGCTCAAAAAAATGCTGCTATGGCTGCCTGGTCTGCACTGAAGCACT CACCACGTCtgggctcctcttcttctccatctGCACCTTCGCTGTCGGAAAGTGAAAAGAATGAAGAACAGGAACCCGTCATTTTGGCTCATGCCCTTGCAAAATTGCAGCGATCAGAAGAAAATTGGTCATCTTCTCAAAACGGCCGACGGCGAGGCCAGCAAAGATCACCTCCTCAGAAAAGCATGCATCCAACATCTAATGTGTGTTTCTGCCCCATCCCTTTCCAGAATTTGGTGTACGCTGATTTGTCATCCGAATCAGAATTTTACCAAATGTGGCATCAAGTGCATGCATCTCCACAGCAGTCTCACTTTTCACTAACTCCACATGCCAGGGATCATAGATCTTTCCCAATTCTGCATTATTTCTACCCAAGTCAAGTGCTACACACCCCATCAGTTGAGCAAGACCCAGTTAGTTCTTTACGTTGTTCAACAGGATCTTCTCCTTCCTTGCTAGTGTGCTTCTCTGATCACCCTGTCTCTGTTGCATCCGGAAGTTGGTCCCAGTTCACAATACAACAGATACATGGGGAGCAGACCCAAAGAGTGGGGAAGGAATGGCTAATACTTCCATCAAGTGCAGAAGCATACTCTGCATTGGATGTTTCAGGTTCCTCGCTCCAGTCGGACAATATTGGTGATGCATCTACAGTTCCGAAGTCACATGAAGATCAAGAAAAGGAATGTTCACTTGGTGGTGCTGAAGCACACCTTGAGGAAGAAGCAAACAGTAGTTGCCATGGTTTCAAGTCAGTTGCCTCTGCTTCATGCCCAACGATGGTTCAGGATCCAGCAGGTCGTACAAAGATGcaggaaagaaaaacagctgaaaGAAGCCAAGGAAAATCATACGGATGGATGCCTCGGGCATCTGTATGGCCTGGGCCTTCACCTCCAAACCACTCTCTTTTATACGACCTGAATTCCGATTCAAGTCCTACACAATTTTCCCATGGATCTCCAAACTCTTCCAGTCTGGATAGGAAATTTAGGCCTTCTGCTGTATCAGCTTCAATGAGACATATATCTTCAGCTTTACTGCATCCGTCCGGTCTTAGAGATGAAGCATTTAGACGTCAAGTTCCATCACCGGCTGCTCCAGTGACGATTAGAACCACTATCCCTGTATGCTCAGCCAGGGCTGGGGCAGTGAATCCAGACATTCTGGTCTCCTCAACAAGCTTTGTAGCTCCACCTGTTAATGTGAGATCTGTTGTACCAGTTTGTTCAGCTCCACCAGTGAGTGAAACCTGA
- the LOC135672830 gene encoding double-stranded RNA-binding protein 2-like isoform X1, translated as MYKNQLQELAQRSCFNLPSYASIREGPDHAPRFKATVNFNGEAFESPTFCSTLRQAEHSAAEVALNTLSKRGPSRSLAAKVLDETGIYKNLLQETAHRAGLKLPVYTTVRSGPGHTPIFTCTVELAGMSFTGDPAKTKKQAQKNAAMAAWSALKHFKSYLVDGANAAPRLGSSSSPSAPSLSESEKNEEQEPVILAHALAKLQRSEENWSSSQNGRRRGQQRSPPQKSMHPTSNVCFCPIPFQNLVYADLSSESEFYQMWHQVHASPQQSHFSLTPHARDHRSFPILHYFYPSQVLHTPSVEQDPVSSLRCSTGSSPSLLVCFSDHPVSVASGSWSQFTIQQIHGEQTQRVGKEWLILPSSAEAYSALDVSGSSLQSDNIGDASTVPKSHEDQEKECSLGGAEAHLEEEANSSCHGFKSVASASCPTMVQDPAGRTKMQERKTAERSQGKSYGWMPRASVWPGPSPPNHSLLYDLNSDSSPTQFSHGSPNSSSLDRKFRPSAVSASMRHISSALLHPSGLRDEAFRRQVPSPAAPVTIRTTIPVCSARAGAVNPDILVSSTSFVAPPVNVRSVVPVCSAPPVSET; from the exons ATGTACAAGAACCAGCTGCAAGAACTTGCCCAAAGAAGCTGCTTTAACTTGCCTTCCTATGCAAGTATACGGGAGGGGCCGGACCATGCCCCGCGATTCAAAGCAACTGTAAATTTCAATGGGGAAGCTTTCGAAAGCCCAACGTTCTGTTCCACACTCAGACAGGCAGAGCATTCTGCGGCTGAGGTTGCTTTAAACACCCTCTCAAAGAGAGGGCCTTCGAGGTCACTTGCTGCAAAAGTTCTG GATGAGACTGGAATTTACAAGAACTTACTCCAAGAAACAGCTCACAGAGCTGGGTTGAAGTTGCCTGTATATACAACTGTTCGATCTGGACCAGGTCATACACCTATTTTTACATGCACAGTTGAGCTTGCAGGAATGAGCTTCACGGGAGATCCTGCCAAGACCAAGAAGCAGGCTCAAAAAAATGCTGCTATGGCTGCCTGGTCTGCACTGAAGCACT TTAAAAGTTACCTGGTTGACGGTGCCAATGCAGCACCACGTCtgggctcctcttcttctccatctGCACCTTCGCTGTCGGAAAGTGAAAAGAATGAAGAACAGGAACCCGTCATTTTGGCTCATGCCCTTGCAAAATTGCAGCGATCAGAAGAAAATTGGTCATCTTCTCAAAACGGCCGACGGCGAGGCCAGCAAAGATCACCTCCTCAGAAAAGCATGCATCCAACATCTAATGTGTGTTTCTGCCCCATCCCTTTCCAGAATTTGGTGTACGCTGATTTGTCATCCGAATCAGAATTTTACCAAATGTGGCATCAAGTGCATGCATCTCCACAGCAGTCTCACTTTTCACTAACTCCACATGCCAGGGATCATAGATCTTTCCCAATTCTGCATTATTTCTACCCAAGTCAAGTGCTACACACCCCATCAGTTGAGCAAGACCCAGTTAGTTCTTTACGTTGTTCAACAGGATCTTCTCCTTCCTTGCTAGTGTGCTTCTCTGATCACCCTGTCTCTGTTGCATCCGGAAGTTGGTCCCAGTTCACAATACAACAGATACATGGGGAGCAGACCCAAAGAGTGGGGAAGGAATGGCTAATACTTCCATCAAGTGCAGAAGCATACTCTGCATTGGATGTTTCAGGTTCCTCGCTCCAGTCGGACAATATTGGTGATGCATCTACAGTTCCGAAGTCACATGAAGATCAAGAAAAGGAATGTTCACTTGGTGGTGCTGAAGCACACCTTGAGGAAGAAGCAAACAGTAGTTGCCATGGTTTCAAGTCAGTTGCCTCTGCTTCATGCCCAACGATGGTTCAGGATCCAGCAGGTCGTACAAAGATGcaggaaagaaaaacagctgaaaGAAGCCAAGGAAAATCATACGGATGGATGCCTCGGGCATCTGTATGGCCTGGGCCTTCACCTCCAAACCACTCTCTTTTATACGACCTGAATTCCGATTCAAGTCCTACACAATTTTCCCATGGATCTCCAAACTCTTCCAGTCTGGATAGGAAATTTAGGCCTTCTGCTGTATCAGCTTCAATGAGACATATATCTTCAGCTTTACTGCATCCGTCCGGTCTTAGAGATGAAGCATTTAGACGTCAAGTTCCATCACCGGCTGCTCCAGTGACGATTAGAACCACTATCCCTGTATGCTCAGCCAGGGCTGGGGCAGTGAATCCAGACATTCTGGTCTCCTCAACAAGCTTTGTAGCTCCACCTGTTAATGTGAGATCTGTTGTACCAGTTTGTTCAGCTCCACCAGTGAGTGAAACCTGA
- the LOC135674874 gene encoding CASP-like protein 1D1, with protein sequence MTSTSKDTPESGYAVPPPNLFGVDFGLRLLLLASAVSALVVLVTSKQTESIPTSLPPPFPAFISRDAKFQHSPAFIYLLVALSVTCFYSIITMVASFAAITSPSPSPRMLFHLVLSDAVMAGVMASAAGTAGSVAYLGLKGNSHVNWNKVCNVYDKFCRHVGSSAAVSLVASVLLVSLVVLSAYSLYRRCR encoded by the exons ATGACATCCACCAGCAAGGACACGCCGGAGTCCGGCTACGCCGTGCCGCCGCCCAATCTGTTTGGCGTCGATTTCGGTCTGCGGCTGCTCCTGCTTGCATCTGCCGTGTCGGCGCTGGTGGTGTTGGTCACCAGCAAGCAGACCGAGAGCATTCCGACCTCTCTGCCCCCGCCGTTCCCTGCCTTCATCTCTCGTGATGCCAAGTTTCAACACTCTCCGGCGTTCAT ATATCTCTTGGTTGCGCTTTCAGTCACTTGTTTCTACAGCATCATCACCATGGTGGCTTCCTTCGCTGCCATCACAAGCCCTTCTCCATCGCCGAGGATGTTGTTCCATCTCGTTCTCTCCGACGCG GTGATGGCCGGAGTGATGGCTTCAGCCGCCGGCACTGCAGGCTCGGTCGCCTACCTCGGCCTGAAGGGGAACTCTCATGTGAACTGGAACAAGGTCTGCAACGTCTACGACAAGTTCTGCCGGCACGTCGGGAGCTCGGCGGCCGTCTCTCTTGTGGCCTCCGTCCTCCTCGTCTCGCTCGTCGTGCTCTCGGCCTACTCTCTCTACCGTCGTTGCCGCTGA